The genomic stretch AGAAATTTAGGATGTTATAATTTTGATCCAATATATTACAATCTTAACATGGATCGTTGCACGATTTTATACTATTGGATATACAATTCAGTAAaagaacataaaataaaaaataatattattactgAAAgtttttatgattattatagTAATATGTGTACGTTCCAAAGAAGAGCTAAgtgtttttattattcttatgACGATATTTATGAAGCCCCAGTGAACATAATATTCTTGGATATTTTCcaacataatataaatacCATAACAAGTATGTTGGATAATCCAAATGGTACATTTAATGTTAATTTGCAAATGTATATTTGTGAAtgcattaatatatataataaagtgAATATAACATATTGTGTTGAAAAAGATgataaagatgaaaaaattacaaggaCTTGTAACTCGTTAGATGCATTTAAGCAAACATATAATACGTATCTTTCTGGCCtaaaatacacaaaatataaaataccaTCTTTAGATACTGAAGTTGAGGAATATTCGAATAATTGTATATCGCAAgcagaaataataaaatcaGTTACTGATAGTCCACGAAGTGAAGAAACATCTTCATATTCAACGAATGATCCTAGTAAAAGTACAGTTAAATTTCAACTTTCATCGAAAGGCCCTAATGAAATTACAGATAGCTATTCGCATTCAGCAGAAGTTTCTAATCAAAATTCAGAAGGATCTTTACATTCAACGGATGTTAATGATAGAATTCCAGTTGATTCTATGCCAACTACTGTAT from Plasmodium cynomolgi strain B DNA, scaffold: 0995, whole genome shotgun sequence encodes the following:
- a CDS encoding hypothetical protein (putative), translating into MDRCTILYYWIYNSVKEHKIKNNIITESFYDYYSNMCTFQRRAKCFYYSYDDIYEAPVNIIFLDIFQHNINTITSMLDNPNGTFNVNLQMYICECINIYNKVNITYCVEKDDKDEKITRTCNSLDAFKQTYNTYLSGLKYTKYKIPSLDTEVEEYSNNCISQAEIIKSVTDSPRSEETSSYSTNDP